One Lysobacter enzymogenes DNA segment encodes these proteins:
- a CDS encoding ferredoxin--NADP reductase translates to MQLATERVIEVRHWNDSLFSFRTTRDPGFRFDSGHFVMVGLEIDGRPLMRAYSIASAHYEEHLEFFSIKVPDGPLTSRLRHIELGDEILVSRRPTGTLVLNDLNPGKRLYLLGTGTGLAPFLSIVRDPETYERFDTVVLAHGVRRIDDLAYQQFIESELPKHEFLGPPVRQQLRYYPTVTREPFRNQGRLTDAIAADTMTQALGLPPLDPAEDRVMLCGSPQMLADIAALLDQRGFAASPRTREPGDYVIERAFVEK, encoded by the coding sequence ATGCAGTTGGCGACCGAACGCGTCATCGAAGTCAGGCATTGGAACGACAGCCTTTTCAGCTTCCGCACCACCCGCGACCCCGGCTTCCGCTTCGACAGCGGGCACTTCGTCATGGTCGGGCTGGAGATCGACGGCCGCCCGCTGATGCGCGCCTACTCGATCGCCAGCGCGCACTACGAGGAACACCTGGAGTTCTTCAGCATCAAGGTGCCCGACGGCCCGCTGACCTCGCGCCTGCGCCACATCGAGCTCGGCGACGAGATCCTGGTCAGCCGCCGGCCCACCGGCACGCTGGTGTTGAACGACCTCAACCCGGGCAAGCGCCTGTACCTGCTCGGCACCGGCACCGGGCTGGCGCCGTTCCTGAGCATCGTGCGCGACCCGGAGACCTACGAGCGCTTCGACACCGTGGTGCTCGCGCACGGCGTGCGCCGGATCGACGACCTGGCCTACCAGCAGTTCATCGAGAGCGAACTGCCCAAGCACGAGTTCCTCGGCCCGCCGGTGCGGCAGCAACTGCGCTACTACCCGACGGTGACGCGCGAGCCGTTCCGCAACCAGGGCCGGCTCACCGACGCCATCGCTGCCGACACCATGACCCAGGCGCTCGGCCTGCCGCCGCTGGATCCGGCCGAAGACCGGGTGATGCTGTGCGGCAGCCCGCAGATGCTCGCCGACATCGCCGCGCTGCTCGACCAGCGCGGTTTCGCCGCTTCGCCGCGCACGCGCGAGCCGGGCGACTACGTGATCGAGCGGGCCTTCGTCGAGAAGTGA
- the rocF gene encoding arginase yields MSSPTASPVSALPVSLIGAPTDVGAGDRGARLGPEALRIAGLREALHGLGLDVADRGNLDGPPNPWTGPVDGYRHLDEVIAWNRQVMNAVSAELGLGRMPILLGGDHCLGLGSITAVAQHCRAHGKKLRVLWLDAHADFNTNDITPSGNLHGMPVACLIGLGPRELTHLGGEAPAMQAGQMRQIGTRSVDAGEKQLIRRHGLPVYDMRRIGDLGIKRVMEDALADLDEDTHLHVSFDVDFLDPTIAPGVGTGVAGGPNYREAQLAMEMIAESGRMGSLDIVELNPILDRDNATALIAIDLVESLFGKSTLVRD; encoded by the coding sequence ATGAGCTCCCCCACTGCCTCACCGGTTTCCGCCTTGCCGGTTTCGTTGATAGGCGCGCCGACCGACGTCGGCGCCGGCGACCGCGGCGCGCGCCTGGGCCCGGAGGCCCTGCGCATCGCCGGATTGCGCGAAGCGCTGCACGGACTCGGCCTGGACGTCGCCGACCGCGGCAACCTCGACGGCCCGCCCAACCCCTGGACCGGACCGGTCGACGGCTATCGCCATCTCGATGAAGTCATCGCCTGGAACCGCCAGGTGATGAACGCCGTGTCCGCCGAACTCGGCCTGGGCCGCATGCCGATCCTGCTCGGCGGCGACCACTGCCTGGGCCTGGGCTCGATCACCGCGGTCGCCCAGCACTGCCGCGCGCACGGCAAGAAGCTGCGCGTGCTGTGGCTGGACGCGCACGCCGACTTCAACACCAACGACATCACCCCGAGCGGCAACCTGCACGGCATGCCGGTGGCCTGCCTGATCGGCCTGGGCCCGCGCGAACTGACCCACCTCGGCGGCGAAGCGCCGGCGATGCAGGCCGGGCAGATGCGCCAGATCGGCACGCGCTCGGTCGACGCCGGCGAGAAGCAACTGATCCGCCGCCACGGCCTGCCGGTGTACGACATGCGCCGGATCGGCGATCTCGGCATCAAGCGGGTGATGGAGGACGCGCTGGCCGACCTCGACGAGGACACCCACCTGCACGTGAGCTTCGACGTCGACTTCCTCGACCCGACCATCGCCCCCGGCGTCGGCACCGGCGTCGCCGGCGGCCCGAACTACCGCGAAGCGCAACTGGCGATGGAGATGATCGCCGAGAGCGGGCGCATGGGCTCGCTGGACATCGTCGAACTCAACCCGATCCTCGACCGCGACAACGCCACCGCGCTGATCGCGATCGATTTGGTCGAGAGCCTGTTCGGCAAGTCGACGCTGGTGCGCGACTGA
- a CDS encoding TonB-dependent receptor: MIARSPGRKTLSFAVALSLAASAAAHAQQSAPAQEDEAKTLAGLTVTAQKREEAMQDVPISITALPEQLLQDTGVRDIKDVQLLVPGLTVSSTQSEVQTVARIRGIGTVGDNAGLESSVGVVVDGVYRPRNGVGFGDLGEIERIEVLKGPQGTVFGKNTSAGVINVITRRPDYNTKVEGELTIGDYGAVGAAGSFNTALGENAAFRIYGAKRKRDGFTDVEVGRGPRAEREDGDQNFHTLRGQLLFEPTENLDINLIADFSSREENCCVGLTTVRGPTAAIVNALAGGTGVAPVADPFARRAWSNRPTTQDIKDKGVSAEINWITPWFGGATLTSITAARDWQAINGLDFDFSTADMIYRNADPDESFTGFKQFSQELRLTGSTDKLDWMVGLFYADEDLKRNDSYSLGAAYEPYLSTAVLSQIAARFPAGVVNTANAATFLSQASGRPFGTAFTGLGALDRYKQNSTSVALFTNNTWHVTDQLDLTLGLRYTKENKELDSVYSNPNGGVGCGAGLANPARVGQALAARGVPLAAINALVPQVLGFMCLPWANTLHNGRATHQERDEKEWSGTFKAAYRWNEHVMGYASAARGYKAGGFNLDRVQSSNGLSAGTAGITPVNDTSFPGEFVDSYELGAKTTWAGGNLLLNATLFHQTYSDFQLNSFLGTSFVVRSIPEVVSQGIDTEVLWQTGIKGLMLQGGVMYADTKYGNDPLPDADLAKLPGARASFAPLWSASAAVTYQWDFGPDLVGRFNIGAKYSSDYNTGSDLDPEKGQEAYTVVNARLGVGAKNRRWMVEAWAMNLFDEEYKQVGFDAPLQTGSWNAFLGAPRTYGVTLRVSY; encoded by the coding sequence ATGATCGCTCGCTCGCCGGGTCGCAAGACCTTGTCGTTCGCCGTCGCCCTGAGCCTGGCCGCGTCCGCCGCCGCGCACGCGCAGCAGTCCGCGCCGGCGCAGGAGGACGAGGCCAAGACCTTGGCCGGCCTCACCGTCACCGCGCAAAAACGCGAGGAGGCGATGCAGGACGTGCCGATCTCGATCACCGCCTTGCCCGAGCAACTGCTGCAGGACACCGGCGTGCGCGACATCAAGGACGTGCAGTTGCTGGTGCCCGGCCTGACCGTCAGCAGCACCCAGAGCGAAGTGCAGACGGTGGCGCGCATCCGCGGCATCGGCACGGTCGGCGACAACGCCGGCCTGGAATCCTCGGTCGGCGTGGTCGTCGACGGCGTGTACCGCCCGCGCAACGGCGTGGGCTTCGGCGACCTCGGCGAGATCGAGCGGATCGAAGTGCTCAAGGGCCCGCAGGGCACGGTGTTCGGCAAGAACACCTCGGCCGGCGTCATCAACGTCATCACCCGCCGCCCGGACTACAACACCAAGGTCGAGGGCGAGCTGACCATCGGCGACTACGGCGCGGTCGGCGCGGCCGGTTCGTTCAACACCGCGCTCGGCGAAAACGCCGCGTTCCGCATCTACGGCGCCAAGCGCAAGCGCGACGGCTTCACCGACGTCGAAGTCGGCCGCGGCCCGCGCGCCGAGCGCGAGGACGGCGACCAGAACTTCCACACCCTGCGCGGCCAACTGTTGTTCGAGCCGACCGAGAACCTCGACATCAACCTGATCGCCGACTTCAGCAGCCGCGAGGAAAACTGCTGCGTCGGCCTGACCACGGTGCGCGGACCGACCGCGGCGATCGTCAACGCGCTCGCCGGCGGCACCGGCGTGGCGCCGGTGGCCGATCCGTTCGCGCGCCGCGCCTGGAGCAACCGGCCGACCACCCAGGACATCAAGGACAAGGGCGTTTCGGCCGAGATCAACTGGATCACCCCGTGGTTCGGCGGCGCCACGCTGACCTCGATCACCGCCGCGCGCGACTGGCAGGCGATCAACGGCCTGGACTTCGATTTCTCCACCGCCGACATGATCTACCGCAACGCCGATCCGGACGAATCCTTCACCGGCTTCAAGCAGTTCAGCCAGGAACTGCGCCTGACCGGTTCCACCGACAAGCTCGACTGGATGGTCGGCCTGTTCTATGCCGACGAAGACCTCAAGCGCAACGATTCCTACAGCCTCGGCGCCGCCTACGAGCCATACCTGTCGACCGCGGTGCTGAGCCAGATCGCCGCGCGCTTCCCGGCCGGCGTGGTCAACACCGCCAACGCCGCGACCTTCCTGTCGCAGGCGTCCGGGCGTCCGTTCGGCACCGCCTTCACCGGCCTCGGCGCGCTCGACCGCTACAAGCAGAACAGCACCAGCGTGGCGTTGTTCACCAACAACACCTGGCACGTCACCGACCAGCTCGACCTGACCCTGGGCCTGCGCTACACCAAGGAGAACAAGGAGCTCGACTCGGTCTACAGCAACCCCAACGGCGGCGTCGGCTGCGGCGCGGGCCTGGCCAATCCGGCGCGGGTGGGGCAGGCGCTGGCCGCGCGCGGCGTGCCGCTGGCGGCGATCAACGCGCTGGTGCCGCAGGTGCTCGGCTTCATGTGCCTGCCGTGGGCCAACACCCTGCACAACGGCCGGGCGACCCACCAGGAGCGCGACGAGAAGGAATGGTCGGGCACGTTCAAGGCCGCGTACCGCTGGAACGAGCACGTCATGGGCTACGCCTCGGCCGCGCGCGGCTACAAGGCCGGCGGCTTCAACCTCGACCGGGTGCAGTCCTCCAACGGCCTGTCGGCGGGCACCGCCGGCATCACCCCGGTCAACGACACCTCGTTCCCGGGCGAGTTCGTCGACAGCTACGAGCTCGGCGCCAAGACCACCTGGGCCGGCGGCAACCTGCTGCTCAACGCGACCTTGTTCCACCAGACCTACAGCGACTTCCAGCTCAACAGCTTCCTCGGCACGAGCTTCGTGGTGCGCTCGATTCCGGAAGTGGTGTCGCAGGGCATCGACACCGAAGTGCTGTGGCAGACCGGGATCAAGGGCCTGATGCTGCAGGGCGGGGTGATGTACGCCGACACCAAGTACGGCAACGATCCCTTGCCCGATGCCGACCTGGCCAAGCTGCCCGGCGCGCGCGCCAGCTTCGCCCCGCTGTGGTCGGCTTCGGCCGCGGTGACCTACCAATGGGACTTCGGCCCCGACCTGGTCGGCCGCTTCAACATCGGCGCCAAGTATTCCTCCGACTACAACACCGGCTCCGACCTCGACCCGGAAAAGGGCCAGGAGGCCTACACCGTGGTCAACGCGCGCCTGGGCGTCGGCGCCAAGAACCGCCGCTGGATGGTCGAGGCCTGGGCGATGAACCTGTTCGACGAGGAATACAAGCAGGTCGGCTTCGACGCCCCGTTGCAGACCGGTTCGTGGAACGCCTTCCTCGGCGCGCCGCGCACCTACGGGGTGACCTTGCGGGTCAGCTACTGA
- a CDS encoding CinA family protein, with protein sequence MSAHTPAIAPADSTDAALDALAARIGETARRNHHMLVTAESCTGGWIAKTLTDIAGSSAWFECGLVAYSYEAKQALLSVRPQTLEQHGAVSRETVIEMVSGALANTGATLAVAVTGIAGPGGGTEDKPVGTVWVAWKRRGGYPRAEAFHFDGDREAVRRQTVAAALQGLETLAS encoded by the coding sequence ATGAGCGCCCACACCCCCGCCATCGCCCCCGCCGACAGCACCGACGCCGCCCTGGATGCCCTGGCCGCCCGCATCGGCGAAACCGCCCGCCGCAACCACCACATGCTGGTCACCGCCGAGAGCTGCACCGGCGGCTGGATCGCCAAGACCCTGACCGACATCGCCGGTTCCTCGGCCTGGTTCGAGTGCGGCCTAGTCGCCTACAGCTACGAGGCCAAGCAGGCGCTGCTGAGCGTGCGCCCGCAGACGCTGGAACAGCACGGCGCGGTCAGCCGCGAAACCGTGATCGAGATGGTCTCCGGCGCCCTGGCCAACACCGGCGCGACCCTCGCCGTCGCGGTCACCGGCATCGCCGGCCCCGGCGGCGGCACCGAGGACAAGCCGGTCGGCACGGTCTGGGTCGCCTGGAAGCGGCGCGGCGGCTACCCGCGCGCCGAAGCTTTCCACTTCGACGGCGACCGCGAAGCGGTGCGGCGCCAGACCGTCGCCGCGGCATTGCAAGGCCTGGAAACGCTGGCGTCCTGA
- a CDS encoding bifunctional helix-turn-helix transcriptional regulator/GNAT family N-acetyltransferase — MATEIEAAQVDAVRAFNRFYTRRIDVLREDLLDSPFTLTQARVLFELAQREPVAAREIGETLGLDAGYLSRIVQGFVDAGLVAKARSEHDARSFALSLTARGRETFAGLDRSSHRTTAAMLETLSALDRDRLLRAIAEAERALTPHALPAPQRLRVREQAIGDIGWAIERHARLYADEYGWNAEFETLVATLFAQFASGRDPARERCWIAEIDGERVGCVFVAANADDARIAQLRCLLVDPRARGLGVGRRLVETCIDFARAAGYPRIRLWTNDILVAARRIYEGFGFVLVEENRHRSFGHDLVGQVWELSLE, encoded by the coding sequence ATGGCCACCGAAATCGAAGCCGCCCAGGTCGACGCCGTCCGCGCCTTCAACCGCTTCTACACCCGCCGCATCGATGTGCTGCGCGAAGACCTGCTCGACAGTCCGTTCACCCTGACCCAGGCGCGGGTGCTGTTCGAACTGGCCCAGCGCGAGCCGGTCGCGGCGCGCGAAATCGGCGAGACGCTGGGGCTGGACGCGGGCTACCTGAGCCGGATCGTGCAGGGTTTCGTCGACGCCGGCCTGGTCGCCAAGGCGCGCAGCGAACACGATGCGCGCAGCTTCGCGCTGAGCCTGACCGCGCGCGGCCGCGAGACCTTCGCCGGACTCGACCGCAGCTCGCACCGGACCACCGCGGCGATGCTGGAGACCCTGTCCGCGCTCGACCGCGACCGCCTGCTGCGCGCGATCGCCGAGGCCGAGCGCGCGCTGACCCCGCATGCGCTGCCGGCGCCGCAGCGCTTGCGCGTGCGCGAGCAGGCGATCGGCGACATCGGCTGGGCGATCGAGCGCCACGCCCGTCTGTATGCCGACGAGTACGGCTGGAACGCGGAGTTCGAGACGCTGGTGGCGACGCTGTTCGCGCAGTTCGCGAGCGGCCGCGATCCGGCGCGCGAGCGCTGCTGGATCGCCGAGATCGACGGCGAGCGGGTCGGCTGCGTGTTCGTGGCCGCCAACGCCGACGATGCGCGGATCGCGCAGCTGCGCTGCCTGTTGGTCGATCCGCGCGCGCGCGGGCTGGGCGTGGGCCGGCGGCTGGTGGAGACCTGCATCGACTTCGCCCGTGCGGCCGGTTATCCGCGCATACGCTTGTGGACCAACGACATCCTGGTGGCGGCGCGGCGCATCTACGAGGGCTTCGGGTTCGTGCTGGTCGAAGAGAACCGGCACCGCAGCTTCGGCCACGATCTGGTTGGGCAGGTCTGGGAGCTTTCGCTGGAGTGA
- the lexA gene encoding transcriptional repressor LexA — translation MSLTDTQQAILALIAERIDAEGFPPSQTEIARAFGFKGVRAAQYHLEALEAAGAIERLPGRARGIRVLQPPPQAQRELGLVAAPAQSFDEDALRLPVLGRVAAGAPIGSAAGIEPDNYVLLDRNMFFPSPDYLLKVKGDSMRDEGIFDGDLIGVHRTRDARSGQIVVARIDDEITVKLLKIGKDRIRLLPRNPDYAPIEVQPDQDFAIEGLYCGLVRPNR, via the coding sequence ATGAGCCTGACCGACACCCAGCAAGCCATCCTCGCGCTGATCGCGGAACGGATCGACGCCGAGGGTTTCCCGCCGTCGCAGACGGAGATCGCGCGCGCCTTCGGTTTCAAGGGCGTGCGCGCCGCGCAGTACCACCTCGAGGCGCTCGAGGCGGCCGGCGCGATCGAGCGCCTGCCGGGGCGCGCGCGCGGCATCCGCGTGCTGCAGCCGCCGCCGCAGGCGCAGCGCGAGCTCGGCCTGGTCGCCGCGCCGGCGCAGTCTTTCGACGAGGACGCGCTGCGCCTGCCGGTGCTCGGCCGGGTCGCGGCCGGCGCGCCGATCGGTTCGGCCGCCGGCATCGAGCCCGACAACTACGTCCTGCTCGACCGCAACATGTTCTTCCCGTCGCCCGACTACCTGCTCAAGGTCAAGGGCGATTCGATGCGCGACGAGGGCATCTTCGACGGCGACCTGATCGGCGTGCACCGCACCCGCGACGCGCGTTCGGGCCAGATCGTGGTCGCGCGCATCGACGACGAGATCACTGTCAAGCTGCTGAAGATCGGCAAGGACCGCATCCGCCTGCTGCCGCGCAATCCCGATTACGCGCCGATCGAGGTCCAGCCCGACCAGGACTTCGCCATCGAAGGCCTGTATTGCGGCCTGGTCCGGCCCAACCGTTGA
- the recA gene encoding recombinase RecA, with protein sequence MDENKKRALAAALGQIEKQFGKGSVMRMGDRAVEAAEVIGTGSLMLDIALGIGGLPKGRVVEIYGPESSGKTTLTLQAIAQCQKNGGTAAFIDAEHALDPIYAAKLGVNIDDLLVSQPDTGEQALEIADMLVRSAAVDMVVVDSVAALTPKAEIEGEMGDQLPGLQARLMSQALRKLTGNIKRSNVLVIFINQLRMKIGVMMPGQSPETTTGGNALKFYASVRLDIRRIGAIKKGDEIIGNQTKIKVVKNKMAPPFKQIVTEILYGEGISREGELIDMGVEAKLVEKSGAWYSCDGERIGQGKENARQYLKENPEMAQRLEANLREKFVPAEASREEAAED encoded by the coding sequence ATGGACGAGAACAAGAAGCGCGCGCTTGCGGCCGCCCTGGGCCAGATCGAGAAGCAATTCGGCAAGGGCTCGGTGATGCGCATGGGCGACCGCGCGGTCGAAGCCGCCGAGGTCATCGGCACCGGCTCGCTGATGCTCGACATCGCGCTCGGCATCGGCGGTCTGCCCAAGGGCCGCGTGGTCGAAATCTACGGCCCGGAATCCTCGGGCAAGACCACCCTGACCCTGCAGGCCATCGCCCAGTGCCAGAAGAACGGCGGCACCGCCGCCTTCATCGACGCCGAGCACGCGCTCGACCCGATCTACGCCGCCAAGCTCGGCGTCAACATCGACGACCTGCTGGTCTCGCAGCCCGATACCGGCGAACAGGCGCTGGAAATCGCCGACATGCTGGTGCGCTCGGCCGCGGTCGACATGGTCGTGGTCGACTCGGTCGCCGCGCTGACGCCGAAGGCCGAAATCGAAGGCGAAATGGGCGACCAGCTGCCGGGCCTGCAGGCCCGCCTGATGTCGCAGGCGCTGCGCAAGCTCACCGGCAACATCAAGCGCTCCAACGTGCTGGTGATCTTCATCAATCAGCTGCGCATGAAGATCGGCGTGATGATGCCGGGCCAGAGCCCGGAAACCACCACCGGCGGCAACGCGTTGAAGTTCTACGCCTCGGTGCGCCTGGACATCCGCCGCATCGGCGCGATCAAGAAGGGCGACGAGATCATCGGCAACCAGACCAAGATCAAGGTCGTCAAGAACAAGATGGCGCCGCCGTTCAAGCAGATCGTCACCGAGATCCTCTACGGCGAAGGCATCTCGCGCGAAGGCGAACTGATCGACATGGGCGTGGAAGCCAAGCTGGTCGAGAAGTCGGGCGCCTGGTACAGCTGCGACGGCGAGCGCATCGGACAGGGCAAGGAAAACGCCCGCCAGTACCTCAAGGAAAACCCCGAAATGGCCCAGCGCCTGGAAGCCAACCTGCGCGAGAAGTTCGTGCCGGCCGAGGCTTCGCGCGAAGAGGCCGCCGAGGACTGA
- the recX gene encoding recombination regulator RecX: MFDQSTSGPSRRERRRAAREQSPTQRALGLLVRREHSRKELTRKLTSRGLDREQVVDAVDRLADAGWQDDTRFAETLVRSRANNGYGPVHIRAELGTHGLDGEAIAAAMATFEGDWLENARDLLRRRFGEAYAQDPARRRKAADLLMRRGFEMETIRIASRSYVSD; encoded by the coding sequence CTGTTCGACCAAAGTACTAGCGGCCCCTCGCGCCGCGAGCGCCGCCGCGCTGCGCGCGAACAAAGCCCGACCCAACGCGCGCTCGGCCTGCTGGTCCGGCGCGAGCATTCGCGCAAGGAATTGACCCGGAAACTGACCTCGCGCGGGCTCGACCGCGAACAGGTCGTGGACGCGGTGGACCGCCTCGCCGACGCCGGCTGGCAGGACGACACTCGCTTCGCCGAGACCCTGGTCCGCAGCCGCGCCAACAACGGCTATGGCCCGGTCCACATCCGCGCCGAACTGGGCACCCACGGCCTCGACGGCGAAGCCATCGCCGCGGCCATGGCGACCTTCGAAGGCGACTGGCTGGAGAACGCCCGCGACCTGCTCCGGCGCCGCTTCGGCGAGGCCTATGCGCAGGACCCGGCGCGCCGCCGCAAGGCCGCCGATTTGCTTATGCGGCGGGGGTTCGAGATGGAAACCATTCGCATCGCCAGCCGTTCGTACGTATCGGACTGA
- the alaS gene encoding alanine--tRNA ligase, with amino-acid sequence MGSVERSAPDQANLPPGMKTTTEIRSDFLEFFRGKGHTIVPSAPLVPANDPTLLFTNSGMVQFKNVFLGSEKPGYVRAADVQRCLRAGGKHNDLDQVGYTARHHTFFEMLGNWSFGDYFKADAIAWAWELLTGVWKLPAERLLVTVYHTDDEAYDLWHKKIGIPAERIVRIGDNKGAPFASDNFWQMADTGPCGPCTEIFYDHGAHIAGGPPGSPDEDGDRFIEIWNLVFMQFDRQPDGALLPLPAPCVDTGMGLERLAAVLQGVHGNYEIDLFRHLVAAAAQATGTADLENKSLRVIADHIRACSFLIVDGVLPSNDGRGYVLRRIIRRALRHGWMLGQKGPFFHKLVPALVEVMGDAYPELAAKAGFVAAALAAEEERFAATLDSGMRIFDEIAARSSGVIAGADAFKLYDTYGFPADLTGDIARERGLSVDMAGFEAEMEKQREIARQSGKFGNKTAMPAEVAARLAPTEFLGYDRLVEGELQVVALLRDGVAVDELRIGDEGAVILDRTPFYAESGGQVGDTGTLQASGASFQVADTLKFAGQFHGHVGVLTDGSLKVGDRVSGAVDAGRRAATVLNHSATHLLHAALRRLLGDHVTQKGSLVAPDRLRFDFSHFNPLTDAELAELERQVNRDVRGNYEAEVRQMGMQEALDFGAMALFGEKYGDRVRVLRMGEASTELCGGTHVSRTGDIGLFKIVAEGGVQAGVRRIEAVTGQGALDYVAEEEARLEQAARLLGGNPADVADKLRALLDRQKKLERELESIKAKAASGAAADLAASAAQIGPVKVVATRLEGFDAKALREAVDRLKQQLGDAVIVLAGASDGKAALVAGVNGSAAGKVKAGELLSHVAGQINGKGGGRPDMAQGGGDDGPALTQALAGVARWVESKLV; translated from the coding sequence ATGGGTTCGGTCGAGCGCTCCGCTCCCGACCAGGCGAATCTTCCCCCAGGCATGAAAACGACCACCGAAATCCGCAGCGATTTCCTCGAGTTCTTTCGGGGCAAAGGCCACACCATCGTGCCGTCGGCGCCGCTGGTGCCGGCCAACGACCCGACCCTGCTGTTCACCAACTCGGGCATGGTGCAGTTCAAGAACGTGTTCCTCGGCAGCGAGAAGCCGGGCTACGTGCGCGCGGCCGACGTGCAGCGCTGCCTGCGCGCCGGCGGCAAGCACAACGACCTCGACCAGGTCGGCTACACCGCGCGCCACCACACCTTCTTCGAGATGCTCGGCAACTGGTCGTTCGGCGACTACTTCAAGGCCGACGCGATCGCCTGGGCCTGGGAGCTGCTGACCGGCGTGTGGAAGCTGCCAGCCGAGCGCCTGCTGGTCACGGTCTACCACACCGACGACGAAGCCTACGACCTGTGGCACAAGAAGATCGGCATCCCCGCCGAGCGGATCGTGCGCATCGGCGACAACAAGGGCGCGCCGTTCGCTTCGGACAATTTTTGGCAGATGGCCGACACCGGCCCCTGCGGTCCGTGCACCGAGATCTTCTACGACCACGGCGCGCACATCGCCGGCGGCCCGCCGGGCTCGCCCGACGAGGACGGCGACCGTTTCATCGAGATCTGGAACCTGGTGTTCATGCAGTTCGACCGCCAGCCCGACGGCGCGCTGCTGCCGCTGCCGGCGCCGTGCGTGGACACCGGCATGGGCCTGGAGCGTCTGGCGGCGGTGCTGCAGGGCGTGCACGGCAACTACGAGATCGACCTGTTCCGCCACCTGGTCGCGGCCGCGGCGCAGGCCACCGGCACCGCCGATCTGGAGAACAAGTCGCTGCGGGTGATCGCCGATCACATCCGCGCCTGTTCGTTCCTGATCGTCGACGGCGTGCTGCCGTCCAACGACGGCCGCGGTTACGTGCTGCGCCGGATCATCCGCCGCGCCCTGCGTCACGGCTGGATGCTCGGCCAGAAGGGCCCGTTCTTCCATAAGCTGGTGCCGGCGCTGGTCGAGGTGATGGGCGACGCCTATCCCGAGCTGGCCGCCAAGGCCGGGTTCGTCGCCGCCGCGCTGGCCGCCGAGGAAGAGCGCTTCGCCGCGACCCTCGACTCGGGCATGCGCATCTTCGACGAGATCGCGGCGCGCTCGAGCGGCGTCATCGCCGGCGCCGACGCGTTCAAGCTCTACGACACCTACGGCTTCCCGGCCGACCTCACCGGCGACATCGCGCGCGAGCGCGGGCTGTCGGTGGACATGGCCGGGTTCGAAGCCGAGATGGAAAAGCAGCGCGAGATCGCGCGCCAGTCCGGCAAGTTCGGCAACAAGACCGCGATGCCGGCCGAAGTCGCCGCGCGCCTGGCGCCGACCGAATTCCTCGGCTACGACCGTCTGGTCGAAGGCGAGCTGCAAGTCGTCGCGCTGCTGCGCGACGGCGTCGCGGTCGACGAGCTGCGCATCGGCGACGAAGGCGCGGTGATCCTCGACCGCACCCCGTTCTACGCCGAAAGCGGCGGCCAGGTCGGCGATACCGGCACGCTGCAAGCGTCCGGCGCATCGTTCCAGGTCGCCGACACCCTGAAGTTCGCCGGCCAGTTCCACGGCCACGTCGGCGTGCTGACCGACGGCAGCCTCAAGGTCGGCGACCGCGTCAGCGGCGCCGTCGACGCCGGCCGCCGCGCCGCGACCGTGCTCAACCACTCGGCGACCCACCTGCTGCACGCGGCCCTGCGCCGCCTGCTCGGCGACCACGTCACCCAGAAGGGCTCGCTGGTCGCGCCGGATCGCCTGCGTTTCGATTTCTCGCACTTCAACCCGCTGACCGACGCCGAACTCGCCGAGCTCGAGCGCCAGGTCAACCGCGATGTGCGCGGCAACTACGAGGCCGAAGTCCGCCAGATGGGCATGCAGGAAGCCCTGGACTTCGGCGCCATGGCGCTGTTCGGCGAGAAGTACGGCGACCGCGTGCGCGTGCTGCGCATGGGCGAGGCCTCGACCGAGCTGTGCGGCGGCACCCACGTGTCGCGCACCGGCGACATCGGCCTGTTCAAGATCGTCGCCGAAGGCGGCGTCCAGGCCGGCGTGCGCCGGATCGAGGCGGTGACCGGGCAGGGCGCGCTGGACTACGTGGCCGAAGAGGAAGCGCGCCTGGAGCAGGCCGCGCGCCTGCTCGGCGGCAACCCGGCCGACGTCGCCGACAAACTGCGCGCGTTGCTGGACCGGCAGAAGAAGCTCGAGCGCGAGCTCGAATCGATCAAGGCCAAGGCCGCCTCCGGCGCCGCGGCCGACCTGGCCGCCTCGGCGGCGCAGATCGGTCCGGTCAAGGTCGTGGCCACCCGGCTGGAAGGTTTCGACGCCAAGGCGCTGCGCGAGGCGGTCGACCGCCTCAAGCAACAGCTTGGCGATGCGGTGATCGTGCTGGCGGGCGCCAGCGACGGTAAGGCGGCCTTGGTCGCCGGAGTGAACGGAAGCGCGGCTGGCAAGGTCAAGGCGGGAGAACTTCTCTCGCACGTGGCCGGTCAGATCAACGGTAAAGGCGGCGGCCGACCGGACATGGCTCAGGGCGGCGGCGACGACGGCCCGGCCCTGACCCAGGCTCTTGCGGGCGTCGCGCGATGGGTTGAGAGTAAGCTTGTCTGA
- the csrA gene encoding carbon storage regulator CsrA codes for MLILTRRVGETLMIGDSVTVTVLGVKGNQVRIGITAPKDVAVHREEIYQRIQRGEDASDDSGKHTGG; via the coding sequence ATGCTGATCCTGACGCGTCGCGTCGGCGAAACCCTGATGATCGGCGACTCGGTGACGGTCACCGTGCTCGGCGTCAAGGGCAACCAGGTGCGTATCGGTATTACCGCACCGAAAGATGTCGCGGTACATCGCGAGGAGATTTACCAGCGCATTCAGCGCGGCGAGGATGCGTCGGACGATTCGGGCAAACACACGGGCGGCTGA